From Thalassovita sp.:
AGAACAGATTCCGCAGACAGCACCATATCGCCCTGGGTGATCACCACATTGCCGGTGAAGGTGGCTGTGCCATCCTCTTGGTTTACGGCCAAAGCGTCCGCCTCAACCGCCACCGGTTCATTTGGATCGGGACGGGATGTGCCGAAGGCAAGGTCCTGCGCCAAAACAGGGGTGGCGACTGCAATAAGGGCCGCAAAGGCAAGGGAAATCACACGGGTCATATGTACCAATCCTAATCCTGCGGTTGATATACCAGCTTTACGCCATTTGTGAAAAGCAAATGGACGTCTCCGGTTTCGGGATTTTCGCTGAGCAGCATTTTGCCGGCGTCGATGCGCCCGGCCGGGCCCTCACCGCTGACCGGGCCCTTGGTTTCGGCGCCCACACCGGCCATTTGGGTGGTCAGATGATCGGTGCGGATCGTGTAGCCGGTGGAGCTGGTGATCACCACATCACCGCTCAACTCCGCCAGCTGATCGCGGGTGTTCAGCAGACCGCTGCCCGAGGAAAAGGTCACCACCGTGCCGCTGGTCAGATCGATCTGGGCGTTCAATGTGGTGGCATGGGCCAAGTGGGCGGCATCCGCATCGGGTTGGGCTGTTTCAGCCTCAAAGGCAATCAGATCGCCCGAGGTGCTGGCACCGGCAAAACGCGGTTCTGAGATCAGCTCATCCCGGGCGCGTTCCTGCAGGTCAGTCATTGTAAAGGGCAGCCCGGTGGCGGTGTCCCGGCTGCGCGACAGCAGGAACAGCGTGGACAACAGAACCAGCGCGGCCAGCGGCAGCAGGATTTTCATCCAAGCCACAAAGATTGAATAGAACCCGTCGCGCGCTGCCATGTTTTGTTCCTAAACCGCCGTGCTGGGTGCGTTAATGAGAGAAGATATCAACATCAGGCCAGCCCGCCAGATCCAGCTTGGCCCGGGTTGGCAGGAAATCGAAACAGGCCTGCGCCACGTCGCTGCGGCCTTCGCGCTGCAGCATCCGGTCCAGTTCCGCCTTGAGCTTGTGCAGATAGAGGACATCCGAGGCCGCGTAGTCCAGTTGCGCCTTGGTCAGTTCCGGCGCGCCCCAGTCGCTGCTTTGCTGCTGTTTGGAGATGTCCTGCTGGATCAGCTCCTGCAGCAGGTTCTTCAGCCCGTGACGGTCAGTGTAGGTGCGCACCAGCTTGCTGGCGATCTTGGTGCAATAGACCGGCGCCGTGAGCGCACCAAAGGCGTTGTACATCGCCGCAATGTCAAACCGGCCGTAATGGAACAGCTTCAGCACATTGGGGTCTTCCAGCAGTTTGCACAGGTTCGGCGCTGCGGTCTGATCTTTGGCGATCTGCACGATATGGGCATGGCCATCCCCGCCAGACAGCTGCACCACACACAGGCGATCGCGATGTGGGTTCAGACCCATGGTTTCGCAGTCGATGGCCACCATCGGGCCAAGGTCCAGCCCGTCGGGCAGATCGTTTTGATAGAGGTGGTTCGTCATTCAAGGTGTCCTGCGGGCAAGAATCAGCCGCGCCGATTGGTGCGATGCTTTGGTTTTGTCCCTGCGGTTCTAGGTTTTTGCGTCGGATTTGCCAAGTTGGGCGCGCACTGGGACTGCAAAGAACCGCCCAAAGTCAGTCGAATCTGTGGATAACTTGCCGGACTAGGCCGTTTTGCCGGGGTGATGCTGTTTTTCCGATGCGACGTCCGATTTGTTAAGGCTTTGGAAATGTTTTGAAAATAGGACTAAGGGCGACTTTTGAAAAACGGCACCCTTACCAAAGTATGTATGCCCATACCAATACCCGGATATTCGGGTGCGGGCACAATGGGTTAAAACCAATACCAAGGTACTGGTGATGAGTTCCAAAGTTCTAAGTGACCTGTATCGAGTACAGTAACGAGTAAAAAGGAGCGCGAGAGTTAGAAAACACGTTAAGGCAGTCAACCGTTGTTTTCGATGTCCCCCCCCCTCACTCGCGCTCCTAATTTATCAGTTCCTTATCTCTCCCCTGATCAAGTCCCAAATCCCGGTCCAACAGACCGGGATTTCTTGTTGTGACACTGCTTGCCGGGGTTAGCGTGTGCGCAGGGCGTCCTGCAGCGCCGCCGCCACCGCCTGGGTGGAATTGGGGTTTTGCCCGGTGATCAGCTGCCCATCCACTACGACATGTTTGGCCAGCGGCAGGAACGCCTTGGAATAGGTCATCCCGGCCTCGGTCAGGCGGGCCTGCATGTTATAGGGCACCAGCTTGCGCACCCCGGCAACGGTTTCATCAAAATAGGCAAAGCCGGTGCCGCGTTTGCCGGCAATCAGCGGCGCGCCGGACCGCAGCCGCAGCGCGGGCAGCACCGCGGCACCGTGACAGACGGTGGCCAGCAGACCGCCGCGTTCATAGTGGCTGACCGTCAGCGCATGCAGGGCAGCGTTTTCCGCGAAATCCCACATGGCGCCATGGCCGCCGGCGAAAAAGACCGCGTCATACTGCGACCAATCCACATCGTGGATCGAAGGTGTGTCTTGCAGCAGCGCCATGAAGGCAGGGTCCTGATGGCGGCGGCGGCTGTGTTTGTCATAGACAGGAAAGCGCAGGCTGCGCGGGTCGATCGCGATGGTGCCGCCACTGGGGCTGACGATGTCCATCGCAGCCAGTCCTTCGAAATGGTCGTAGAAATGCACCAACTCCGACAGCCAGAGGCCGGTCGGTTCGGCCTTGGGTTTTTGGAAGTCGGTGTAGTTGGTCACAATGATCAGGATGCGGTTGCGGGTTGTGATCTGGGTCATCGGTGCGGGCCTTGCTGTGAAGTGGCGGTTTATGTCTCTGACGACAGAGATAATTCACAGCGCAGCGCTAGATAATCGCCTGTATTTTCATCTCACTGTTCGTTATGATTCATGAATGCGCCTGCCTCTTGCCACTTTGGAAGTTTTTGATGCCATTGCCCGCGCCGGGTCCCTGCGCGGCGCGGCGGAGATGCTGGCGGTGACGCCCTCCACCATCAGCCATCAGCTAAAAACCCTGGAAGAGCAGGTCGGCGCGGCGCTGTTTATTCGCACCACCCGCAGTGTGAACCTGACCGAGGCCGGGCGCACCCTGCTGCGCGACGTGGCCCCGGCCTTTGAGCAGATCAACCACGGCCTCACCGCTGCGCGCAGCGCCGGACATAGCGCGCGGGGCAGCCTGCGCCTTGCGGTGCCTGAATTTGCCTATTTTCTGCTGCTCAAAGACAGGTTGGCAGCGTTTCAGCGTAGCTACCCGGAAATTGAGGTTGAGCTGGTGATGACCGATGCGCTGTCGGATGTGATCGGTGATGGGATGCACGCGGGATTTCGGCTGGGCGGGCTGGTGGATCAGGATATGATTGCCATGCCGCTAACCGACCCGCTGCGCAGTGTTGTGGTGGCCAGCCCGCGCTATCTGGAAACCTACGGGGTGCCGGTGCAGCCTCAGGATCTGCTGGATCACAATTGCCTGCGCTACCGGTTCCCCAGTTCGGGGCAGCTCGCGCCGTGGGCCTTTGAGGGGCCTGATGGTGTTTTTCAGGTTGTTGTGCGCGGCACGCTGATCGCGGATTCCTCCCCCGTGGCGATTGATATGGCGCGGGGTGATCTGGGGCTGACTTTCACCTTCCGTGACTACTGTTTGCAGGACCTTGCACAGGGGCATTTGGTCGAAGTGCTGACGGAGTATCAGGCCAAAGTGCCGGCGGTGCATTTCTACTACCCGCGGGAATACCGGAACATGGTGCCGCTGAAGTTGCTGCTGGCGCATCTGCAGAACCGCTGATCTGACCGCAGGCAGGCCAAAAAAATCCCGGCGCTGAGAGGGGACGCTCAGGCCGGGGAGGGTAGGGACGCTTGAATGCAGATGAGGGTCAGACCAGCCCGTAGTCCCGCGCCAGCAGCGCGGCCTGGGTGCGATTCTGGACGTTGAGCTTTTTGTTGATCAGCGTGACGAACTGTTTCACCGTCGTCTCGCGAATGCCCAGCTCATAGGCGATGTTCTTGTTGGTTTTGCCGGTGGCGATTTCCCGCAGGATTTCCGTTTCGCGCCGCGACAGCTGCTCAAAAAACGGGTTCTGGGGCTCATCAACGCCAACGAATTCTTCCGGCATGTGTTTGCCGCCCATGGCCAGATACTTCAGCGTCTGGACAAAGTAGTTGGCGGACACCGATTTGGCGATCACACCCACCGCACCCAGGCGGAAGGCTTCGCGGGCCTCGGTTGCGGGGATCTGACCTGACATCACCGCCACATGTTTGGCGTTCTCGGCGGCCATCACCTGCTTCATACCGGACAGGCCGTTCATACCGGGCATCTGGTAATCCAGCACCACAAGGTCATAGAATTTGCCGGTGGCCAGCAGCTGCAAGGCTGCGGGCAGGGTGGCCGCTTTGTCGACGGTCACGGAATCGTCTTGGCCCAGATAGGTTGCGATCATCTCAATCAAGAGCAGATGATCATCGGCGAGGAGTATACGCATATGCTGCTTTACCTGCCTTTCTCGAATACCATGAAAACTGACTAAACTTCCCCATCAGTATAGGCTGGCACGGCGCTTGCATGAACCGCTCGGGGCCGTGGCAAAGGTCCATTTGGCGTCGTAAAAGGCGGGTGAGGGCCCACCTTTGGGATAGGATATCCCCCCTTCGGGCACGCCAAAGCGGGTGCGCTGTCGTGAAACAGACGTCAGGCGACCGACGTGATTCCACCGCTCAGGTTAGCTGGATTCGGGGGGCTTGCCGCCCAGAACCTCGGTCAATTCCGCCGCCAAACGCTGCACGGTTGTGCCGGTCTGGATCACCTTTTCCGGGGTCATGCGCGCCGCCAAACCCGAAACTGAGATGGCGCAGGCGGGTTCACCGGCCGGTCCCCAGACCACCGCAGCGACACAGCGCAGGCCGATCACAAACTCCTCATCATCCAGCGCATAGCCACGCTGACGGATATTGGCGATTTCGGCGTGGACCGCTTCGGGGCTGGTGAGGGACCGCTTGGTCAGCGCCCGTAGCCCGTGGCGTTCAATGGCCCGGTCAATGGCGGCATCTTCCCAGGTTGCCAGGATCGCCTTACCCATGCCGGAACACATCACCGGCACCCGCCCGCCGGGGGGCGAGATGGCGCGCATGATCTCGCGGCTTTCGACCTGGCTGAGGGTGACGACCTCACCATCTTCGATCACGCCAAGGTTTGCGGTTTCCCGGGTGGCATCGCGCAGCCGCCGCAGGAAGGGCAGGGCGGGCGCCACAAAGCTACGCTGTTTGGTATAGGCGGCACCAACGGCAAAGGCGCGTTGGCCGACATGCCAGCGGCCGGAGGCGGCGTCGGCATGGACGAACCCGCTTTGCTCCAGCGTGGTCAGCAACCGGTGCACGGTCGAGGCCGCCAGCCCCGCATCCCGCGCCAGATCGGTGAGTCGCGCACCGCATTGCGCCTCGGCCACCCGTTCCAAAAGGGCCAGGGCACGCTGAACAGACTGCACTCCGTTGGTTTGACGCTCTGCCATTTTTGTTTGATTCCCAAAGCTTGGCCCAAAGTGAAATGCGCATTTCCACAATGTGGAATTTTTTGCCGCCACACAAGACGCTGCACCGCGGCAGGTATACAATGGTGCGCAAAGAATTCTAGGAGTGACGAGATGAGCGCATATGTAACCCGCGCTGGGCTAGACGTAGCCCAGGATCTGGCAGATCTGATGGAAACCCAAGTTTTGCCCGGGCTGGGCCTGGAGGCCGATGCGGTCTGGCAGGGCTATGCTGACATGCTGGCAGAGCTGGCCCCGGAAAACCGCCGCCTGTTGGCGGTGCGTGATGAAATGCAGGGTCAGATCGATACCTGGCTGAAAGCCCGCAAAGGCCAGCCATGGGATTCGGTTGCCTATGAAACCTTCCTGCGTGGCATTGGCTATCTGGTCGAAGAGGGTGATAATTTCGAAATCGACTCTGGCAACGTGGATCCTGAGATTGCCACCATCGCAGGCCCGCAGCTGGTGGTGCCGGTGATGAACGCACGCTTTGCCCTGAATGCGGCCAATGCCCGCTGGGGATCGCTCTATGATGCGCTTTACGGCACCGATGCGCTGCCCGGCGCGCCGGAGGGCAAAGGCTATGACCCCAAACGTGGGGCGCAGGCGGTGGCCTGGTCTGCCGACTTCCTCGACAAGGCCGTGCCGCTGGAGTCGGGCAGCCACGCCGATGTGACCGCCTACCGCCGCGATGGTGCGGCGCTGGTGGCTGAGGTTGCGGGCGAAACCACTGGCTTTGCCGATGCAGGCGCCTTTGTGGGCTACACCGAAGAGGGTGATAAGGCCTCTTACGTGCTGGTGCACAACGGGATGCATATTGAGCTGCTGATCGATCCCAGCCACCCGGTGGGCGCGACCCATGCGGCCGGTCTGCGCGATGTGGTGCTGGAAAGCGCCCTGACCGCCATTCAGGACTGCGAAGATTCGGTCGCCGCAGTTGACGCCGAAGACAAGGTCACCGTTTATAAAAACTGGCTGGGCCTGATGAAGGGTGATCTGGCGGAAACCTTCACCAAGGGTGGTCAGGAAATGACCCGCCGCCTGAACGCCGACAAGGTGCTGACCGGCCCTGAGGGGGGTGACGTGGTGCTGCCCGGCCGTGCGGTTCTGCTGGTGCGCAACGTGGGTCACCTGATGACCACCGATGCCGTAAAGCTGGACGGCGCCGAAACCCCTGAGGGCATGCTGGACGCGTTGGTCACCGTGGCCTGCGCCATGCACGATCTGCAGAAAGACGCGGGCGCCCGCAACTCGCGCGCCGGGTCGGTCTATGTGGTGAAGCCCAAGATGCATGGGCCGGAAGAGGTGGCCTTTGCCAACACCATGTATGCCCGTGTGGAACAAACTCTGGGTCTGGCGGAAAACACCGTCAAACTGGGTGTGATGGACGAAGAGCGCCGCACCTCGGCCAACCTGCGCGAATGTATCCGCGCGGTGAAGGACCGTCTTGTCTTCATCAACACCGGTTTCCTTGATCGCACCGGCGATGAGATCCACACTTCGATGCAGGCGGGAGCCTTCATCCCCAAGGATGAGATGAAAACCGCGCTGTGGCTCAGCACCTATGAAAACGGCAACGTGGACGCAGGTCTGGCGACCGGCATGCAGGGCAAAGGACAGATCGGCAAAGGTATGTGGGCCAAGCCAGACATGATGGCTGAGATGCTGGAGGCCAAGATCGGCCACCCGAAATCCGGTGCCAACACCGCTTGGGTGCCCTCACCCACCGCGGCGACGCTGCATGCGACCCACTATCATCAGGTGGACGTCTTTGCCGAACAGGACAGCCTGAAATCGCGCGAAGCCGCCAGCCTGACCGATCTGCTGACCCCGCCGCTGCTGGCCGGTCGCAACCTGACCGAGGACGAAGTGCGCCGCGATCTGGACAACAACTGTCAGGGCATCCTGGGCTATGTTGTGCGCTGGATCGATCAGGGTGTGGGCTGTTCCAAAGTGCCGGACATCAACGATGTCGGCCTGATGGAAGACCGCGCCACCCTGCGGATTTCCTCGCAGTATCTGGCCAACTGGCTGGTACATGGTCTGGTGACCGAAGATCAGGTGATGGACAGCCTGAAACGTATGGCCGTTGAGGTGGATCGTCAGAACGCCGGCGATGCTGGTTACACGCCGATGGCACCGGGCTATGACGGTGTGGCCTTTGCCGCGGCCTGCGATCTGATCTTCAAGGGTGTTGAGCAACCTTCGGGCTACACCGAGCCGGTGCTGCACGCCCGCCGTCGTGAAGCCAAAGCGGTCTGATCTGCGGTTAAGGGAGGAGAACCATGCTTACGATCCAACGTCTGGATATTGCGGACGCCCGCGTGATGATCGCCGGCGCCCGCGCCAAAGCCGAGGAGATCGGGGTGCCAATGTGCATCGCGATCACCGATGAGGGCGGCAATCTGGTGGCCTTTGAACGGATGGACGGGGGGAAAGTGACCTCCTCGACCATTGCGGTTGATAAGGCCTTCACGGCTGCCGGTGCCAAAAAGGCGACCCATGACTATGGCGAGGTCAGCCAGCCGGGCAAACCGGCCTATGGCATCGCCTCGGCCATTGGCGGCCGTCTGATGGTGGTCGGCGGTGGCCTGCCGGTGGCGGTTGACGGTGCGGTTGTCGGCGGCATCGGCGTGTCCTCGGGCACCCCGGCGCAGGACCGTGACGTGGCTGAGGCTGGGATCGCGGCCTTTATGGCAACGCTCTAAGCGCGCTACGTGGTGAAGAAATTGAAACGGCGCCTCCCGGGGCGCCGTTTTTCATTTGGGCTGAGTGTTTAGGGCTTTGCCCTCTTGGCCTGACGGCCAATTCACCCAGAGTATTTTTGAAACGTTGAAAGCGATCAGGGATCGAAAGGTTTTTCTTCCAGCGCGGCGGCGATGTCATCATCCAGCGGGGTTTCGCAGGAGTTCAGGATATAGCCCAGCGTCGAGTAGAAGCCGACGGTGGCGATGACATCAAACATGCCCTCCTTGCCCACCAGATCCACCAGCGCTTGCTGGGTATGGGGCGACAGGCGTTTTTCGTAGAACAGCTCATCCACGGCGCGGGCGACGGTGGCGTCGTCCTTGCGCATGCCTTCCAGCGGGCCGCGCACCTTGTTGATGCGAGAATCGCTCATCCCGCAGGCGCGGGCGCGGTGCACGTGCTGCCCCCATTCGTAAGGTGAGCCCAACCGGTGTCCGGTGCGCAGGATGGCCACCTCGGACAGTTCCTGCCCTAGGGCGTTGTCAATCACCACATGTTGGCGCAGCGGCGCCCAGGCGGTCAGCAGCGCCGGGTTATGGGCCATGGTGCGGTAGACGTTCAGCTGGGTGGCAAAGCCGCCTTTCATCTCCTCGGCCGACTGTGGCCAGGCGTCATCCTGAATCGGGGGGAGGGGGAGCTCTGTCATGGGACTGTCTTTCTATCTGCCGTCCTAGGCGACATGCGGGGTGGGCGGTGGCGTGTCAAGACGCGAAACCGCCGCCATGCCAGAAAGCGCTGCGGGTTAAGCGATCTGTTTACCAATTGTTAGCTTTTCTACCTGCACAGTGAGGCAGGAGTGGAGGCGGTGTTAGTGCCTCAAGTTTTAATCGAATTTTGAGCTATTTTGGGGGAGCAATGGTTAAGTGGCGGTGGTTGGGTGTCCTGGCTGTTCTGACGGCCCCCATGGTGCAGGCACAGGAGGCGCCGGTGGATTTTGACCAGCTGCTCACGGCCTGCAACGCCGATCCGCCGGGATGCCAACTGGTGCTGACAGGGGCTATTCAGCAGATCTCCAAGTTGACTGACGTGCCGCAGGCGACGGTCAACGGGTACCTGGCTACATTGGCGACCATTGCGGTCAGCACGGCGCAATCTCACAGCGGGGTGCAGCAGCAAATGGCAGATGTTGTGGCTGAGGTGGCGGGCAATGTTGCAGCCTCCGATTCGCAGGCGGCGCAGGATCTTCAGGCGGTTGCAACGCAGCTGGCCAGTGGACAGGAGGTGGATCTGACGCAAATCGCCGGTAGCCCGACCTGAGGATGTGCTTGCCGAAAAGCGCCAAGTTAGCTGCAGCGGGTGACACCCATGTTGATTAGCTGTTCCCCGCTGAGCGTGATCAGGGTGGTGGAGTGGCGGGCGGTGCTGAGGAACCAGCGTCGTAGGGCGGGCGGATAGTGATCGGCCATGGTCCGTGACCAGCGTTCGAAGTCTGTGGGCAGCATTTTGAGGCCTCGGGTGGCCAGCTGCGGCCCGTGAAAGCCAAAGCGCGCGTGGCCCGTGATGCAGGTGTCAGGCAGGCCAAGGTAAAGCGTGCAGGCTGAATTGCAGTAACCGCGGCGGATTTCCACCCGTTGGCCGGACAGTCGCAGGCGCTGCAGGTCCTGCAAGCGGGCGGGCAGGCTGCCACCGGGATCGTTGTGGACGCGCAGGACTGAGGGGGCTGCATTGGCTGGCGTTACCGTTGAAAGGATGGGGGCGGAAAGACACAGCAAGAGCACGGCCGCAAAGCGCAGTTGTGATGAATGCCTGCTGGGAGTGAAACTGCCGTCTTTTGTCATCGTGAACACGCACCGGGTTGAGGTGACCTACACCCTTTAAAGACGGCGCATGTCTGGGAACTTAAAGCGCCGCGCGGCGGGGTCTTGTTGGGCCGGGGGAGGTCGCTGTTTCCGGGGCACGGGGGGATAGGGGGCAGTGTCACCGGGAATGCGGGCAGAAATGCGGTGGTCATGCGGGGTCCGCGTGCAGGATGCAGAAAATTTAAGTCAATAGCCGCGTAGGTTTAGCGCACTTGGCGGCTCTTAAAGGCGGCTTTGGTTAAGGAATTTGAGTGATGCAGACACCGGGTTTAATGCCACTGGCCCTGAGTGCGGGGTTTGGCGGGATCTTTGTGATCGCGCTGTGGCTCTTGCCTGCGGAACTTGCTGGCCAACGGCGGGCCGGGCGGGGGGCGGCATCGATCTATCTGCAGGCGCTGGGCAGCGTTCCGGAGTTTGCCGCCGCAAGGTCATGGCGGGTGCAACAGGCGCAATTGACGGGCTGTGACGATCTGCTGGCCGGCCCTACTGCCAAGATTGCAGACACTCAGGCGATGCAGCGGGTGGCGGAGGCTTGCTTGAAGCGGGCCGATCAGGTTCTGCGGTCATCACCCACGGCCGCCATTGCGCATTTGATCCGGGCACAGGCGTTGGTGTTATTGGGGCGGCCCGATGAAGCTGAAGTCGCGTTTTTGTTGGCGCAGAAGACGGCGCCATATGAGGGCTGGCTGGCGGCGCGGCGGTTGCGGTTTGTGTTGCTGAACAGCGGGTTAGGTCTGCCCCTATCAGGGGCCACGGCACCTGACCCGGAAATAG
This genomic window contains:
- a CDS encoding carboxymuconolactone decarboxylase family protein, whose product is MTELPLPPIQDDAWPQSAEEMKGGFATQLNVYRTMAHNPALLTAWAPLRQHVVIDNALGQELSEVAILRTGHRLGSPYEWGQHVHRARACGMSDSRINKVRGPLEGMRKDDATVARAVDELFYEKRLSPHTQQALVDLVGKEGMFDVIATVGFYSTLGYILNSCETPLDDDIAAALEEKPFDP
- a CDS encoding ribonuclease H-like domain-containing protein, with protein sequence MTNHLYQNDLPDGLDLGPMVAIDCETMGLNPHRDRLCVVQLSGGDGHAHIVQIAKDQTAAPNLCKLLEDPNVLKLFHYGRFDIAAMYNAFGALTAPVYCTKIASKLVRTYTDRHGLKNLLQELIQQDISKQQQSSDWGAPELTKAQLDYAASDVLYLHKLKAELDRMLQREGRSDVAQACFDFLPTRAKLDLAGWPDVDIFSH
- the lptC gene encoding LPS export ABC transporter periplasmic protein LptC, whose product is MAARDGFYSIFVAWMKILLPLAALVLLSTLFLLSRSRDTATGLPFTMTDLQERARDELISEPRFAGASTSGDLIAFEAETAQPDADAAHLAHATTLNAQIDLTSGTVVTFSSGSGLLNTRDQLAELSGDVVITSSTGYTIRTDHLTTQMAGVGAETKGPVSGEGPAGRIDAGKMLLSENPETGDVHLLFTNGVKLVYQPQD
- a CDS encoding response regulator transcription factor, translated to MRILLADDHLLLIEMIATYLGQDDSVTVDKAATLPAALQLLATGKFYDLVVLDYQMPGMNGLSGMKQVMAAENAKHVAVMSGQIPATEAREAFRLGAVGVIAKSVSANYFVQTLKYLAMGGKHMPEEFVGVDEPQNPFFEQLSRRETEILREIATGKTNKNIAYELGIRETTVKQFVTLINKKLNVQNRTQAALLARDYGLV
- a CDS encoding LysR family transcriptional regulator, which codes for MRLPLATLEVFDAIARAGSLRGAAEMLAVTPSTISHQLKTLEEQVGAALFIRTTRSVNLTEAGRTLLRDVAPAFEQINHGLTAARSAGHSARGSLRLAVPEFAYFLLLKDRLAAFQRSYPEIEVELVMTDALSDVIGDGMHAGFRLGGLVDQDMIAMPLTDPLRSVVVASPRYLETYGVPVQPQDLLDHNCLRYRFPSSGQLAPWAFEGPDGVFQVVVRGTLIADSSPVAIDMARGDLGLTFTFRDYCLQDLAQGHLVEVLTEYQAKVPAVHFYYPREYRNMVPLKLLLAHLQNR
- a CDS encoding type 1 glutamine amidotransferase domain-containing protein; this translates as MTQITTRNRILIIVTNYTDFQKPKAEPTGLWLSELVHFYDHFEGLAAMDIVSPSGGTIAIDPRSLRFPVYDKHSRRRHQDPAFMALLQDTPSIHDVDWSQYDAVFFAGGHGAMWDFAENAALHALTVSHYERGGLLATVCHGAAVLPALRLRSGAPLIAGKRGTGFAYFDETVAGVRKLVPYNMQARLTEAGMTYSKAFLPLAKHVVVDGQLITGQNPNSTQAVAAALQDALRTR
- a CDS encoding IclR family transcriptional regulator; the protein is MAERQTNGVQSVQRALALLERVAEAQCGARLTDLARDAGLAASTVHRLLTTLEQSGFVHADAASGRWHVGQRAFAVGAAYTKQRSFVAPALPFLRRLRDATRETANLGVIEDGEVVTLSQVESREIMRAISPPGGRVPVMCSGMGKAILATWEDAAIDRAIERHGLRALTKRSLTSPEAVHAEIANIRQRGYALDDEEFVIGLRCVAAVVWGPAGEPACAISVSGLAARMTPEKVIQTGTTVQRLAAELTEVLGGKPPESS
- a CDS encoding heme-binding protein, with protein sequence MLTIQRLDIADARVMIAGARAKAEEIGVPMCIAITDEGGNLVAFERMDGGKVTSSTIAVDKAFTAAGAKKATHDYGEVSQPGKPAYGIASAIGGRLMVVGGGLPVAVDGAVVGGIGVSSGTPAQDRDVAEAGIAAFMATL
- a CDS encoding malate synthase G codes for the protein MSAYVTRAGLDVAQDLADLMETQVLPGLGLEADAVWQGYADMLAELAPENRRLLAVRDEMQGQIDTWLKARKGQPWDSVAYETFLRGIGYLVEEGDNFEIDSGNVDPEIATIAGPQLVVPVMNARFALNAANARWGSLYDALYGTDALPGAPEGKGYDPKRGAQAVAWSADFLDKAVPLESGSHADVTAYRRDGAALVAEVAGETTGFADAGAFVGYTEEGDKASYVLVHNGMHIELLIDPSHPVGATHAAGLRDVVLESALTAIQDCEDSVAAVDAEDKVTVYKNWLGLMKGDLAETFTKGGQEMTRRLNADKVLTGPEGGDVVLPGRAVLLVRNVGHLMTTDAVKLDGAETPEGMLDALVTVACAMHDLQKDAGARNSRAGSVYVVKPKMHGPEEVAFANTMYARVEQTLGLAENTVKLGVMDEERRTSANLRECIRAVKDRLVFINTGFLDRTGDEIHTSMQAGAFIPKDEMKTALWLSTYENGNVDAGLATGMQGKGQIGKGMWAKPDMMAEMLEAKIGHPKSGANTAWVPSPTAATLHATHYHQVDVFAEQDSLKSREAASLTDLLTPPLLAGRNLTEDEVRRDLDNNCQGILGYVVRWIDQGVGCSKVPDINDVGLMEDRATLRISSQYLANWLVHGLVTEDQVMDSLKRMAVEVDRQNAGDAGYTPMAPGYDGVAFAAACDLIFKGVEQPSGYTEPVLHARRREAKAV